Proteins from one Ipomoea triloba cultivar NCNSP0323 chromosome 1, ASM357664v1 genomic window:
- the LOC116010359 gene encoding uncharacterized protein LOC116010359 encodes MSQSPTPNLIKLERKLRAELDDALTQEEMIWYQRSREEWLISGDRNTRYYHTATSVNKNRTRVEKLKTDEGIWLTDSDLLLKHIQEHFIALFSEDQTRNSQISALGHYPTLTDQDWQLVNSPFRLEEIKQALFDMDPCKAPGPDGFTAGFYQKAWDIVGKDLINFALNFFETGTLPPGTNDTIITLIPKTANPETVKQLRPIGLCNVVYKLVSKTMASRLQEISKKLVGHHQTSFVPGRQIADNIVVFQEVLNSMRIRKAKVGWMIMKIDLEKAYDKLAWSFIEESLSEIGFNTSWRRNILECITTSRLAINWEGKLSEWFNPTRGIRQGDPLSPLLFVLCVERFSHLILDSVNSGRWKGIKISRQGPHITHLFFADDMMLFGEATIEQAEEMTRCLEIFCEQSGQRMNIQKSALYFSKRTLEELQQNIASLTRIPKVEDLGRYLGVPSIHGRLKKESFTGIIERMHQKLAGWRSKTLSLAGRIVLAQSVLSAIPYYSMQTTMLPIGVIKEMEQLIRNFIWGSSPSIRRCHLVNWNTVTKSKFEGGLGLRKLDKMNEAFLAKLGWRLMQNEDSLWTQVLKAKYAITSVDCMTWRPKANMSFVWKGILNTIPILQGGRVKLINNGQSTQFWTDRWVGLSPLINKATSMISLWDRYRTVDSYWKENQGWDWEELQDYLPETSLNELAAIIIDDNTEIADSFGWKYGTSEVFSVCAAYDLATNHSTTMETAKWNAIWSLKLPNRIKLFLWLTRHERIMTNSLRATKGMTEDTNCWLCRDEEENTEHVLRKCPAADAIWSRLLPSLYWQTRNLSFTDWLDRGIAGKGNQRRPDNENILFAVAVWWIWKWRNDAIFNNCTQPLRSKMEWIKSQTQEIYTTLSKGKSQIVTLNAYKWEELRWSKPPEEMTKINFDGSVEIASGKAACGGIARDCKGTWMGGFTHTIGICSPLQAEAWGLLKSIQLANFMGYRRVIFEGDANFMGYRRVIFEGDSHELISIFNEGEGDSHELISIFNEGSASIGAVCNIIRACRQEIGAVCNIIRACRQELAKLHKWEINVIPREVNAPADYLNVIPREVNAPADYLARKAREHPRGFKHLVEPPAEILELIESDCAGFPYWRLMFHAN; translated from the coding sequence ATGTCCCAAAGTCCCACCCCTAATCTGATCAAGCTTGAAAGAAAACTAAGGGCTGAACTTGATGATGCACTGACTCAGGAAGAAATGATCTGGTATCAACGCTCTAGAGAGGAGTGGCTAATATCGGGGGATAGAAATACACGTTATTATCACACGGCTACCTCAGTGAATAAGAATAGAACTAGAGTGGAGAAACTGAAGACAGATGAGGGGATATGGTTGACAGATTCTGACTTGCTACTTAAGCATATTCAAGAACATTTCATTGCACTTTTCTCCGAAGATCAGACTAGAAATTCCCAGATCTCTGCCCTAGGACATTACCCCACACTCACTGACCAGGACTGGCAATTAGTAAATAGCCCATTCAGACTAGAGGAAATAAAACAAGCGCTATTTGACATGGATCCATGCAAAGCTCCAGGCCCGGACGGTTTTACAGCCGGCTTTTATCAAAAAGCATGGGATATAGTGGGTAAGGATTTAATTAACTTTGCCCTGAACTTCTTTGAAACAGGTACACTCCCCCCAGGAACTAACGACACGATCATAACATTGATACCAAAGACTGCCAATCCTGAAACAGTCAAGCAATTGCGCCCAATTGGATTATGCAATGTGGTCTACAAGCTGGTGTCTAAGACAATGGCATCACGGCTACaagaaatctcaaagaaactaGTAGGCCATCATCAAACGAGCTTTGTACCAGGCAGACAGATTGCAGATAACATTGTAGTGTTCCAAGAAGTCCTCAATTCGATGAGAATAAGAAAAGCCAAAGTTGGGTGGATGATAATGAAAATAGACTTGGAGAAGGCATATGACAAGCTGGCTTGGAGCTTCATCGAAGAGTCTTTATCTGAGATAGGCTTCAACACAAGCTGGAGAAGGAACATATTGGAGTGCATAACAACCTCAAGACTAGCAATCAATTGGGAAGGAAAGCTCTCGGAATGGTTCAACCCAACAAGAGGAATTAGACAGGGAGACCCCTTATCACCCTTACTCTTTGTTTTATGCGTAGAAAGATTTAGTCATTTAATTCTAGATTCTGTAAATTCTGGCAGATGGAAAGGTATTAAGATCTCTAGACAGGGTCCACACATAACCCATCtgttttttgcagatgatatgATGTTATTTGGAGAGGCAACCATTGAACAAGCTGAAGAGATGACCAGGTGCCTTGAAATCTTTTGCGAACAGTCAGGCCAAAGAATGAATATCCAAAAATCTGCCTTATACTTCTCTAAAAGAACACTAGAGGAGCTGCAGCAAAACATTGCTAGTCTAACAAGGATTCCCAAGGTGGAAGATCTGGGAAGATACCTAGGTGTTCCATCAATACACGGGAGGCTGAAAAAAGAATCCTTTACTGGAATCATCGAAAGGATGCATCAGAAACTAGCTGGTTGGAGATCGAAGACCCTCTCCTTGGCTGGGAGAATTGTCCTCGCCCAGTCTGTATTGTCAGCTATACCGTACTACTCTATGCAAACCACGATGCTGCCAATTGGAGTAATCAAAGAAATGGAGCAACTTATAAGAAATTTCATATGGGGAAGCTCTCCAAGCATAAGAAGGTGCCACTTGGTCAACTGGAACACGGTCACCAAAAGCAAATTTGAGGGGGGATTAGGACTACGCAAGCTAGACAAAATGAATGAGGCATTCTTAGCCAAACTTGGATGGCGGCTCATGCAAAACGAAGACAGCCTATGGACCCAAGTTCTCAAGGCGAAATATGCAATCACCTCGGTAGATTGCATGACATGGAGACCAAAGGCAAATATGTCTTTTGTTTGGAAGGGTATCCTCAACACAATTCCAATCTTGCAAGGAGGCAGAGTGAAGCTGATTAACAATGGGCAAAGCACGCAATTTTGGACTGACAGATGGGTGGGGCTAAGCCCCTTGATAAACAAGGCCACGTCTATGATTAGCCTATGGGATCGCTACAGGACAGTTGACTCTTACTGGAAGGAAAATCAGGGATGGGACTGGGAAGAATTGCAAGACTACCTCCCAGAAACATCTCTAAATGAGTTAGCGGCCATCATAATCGATGATAACACTGAAATAGCAGACTCATTCGGTTGGAAATATGGAACATCTGAGGTATTTTCTGTTTGTGCAGCCTATGATCTAGCTACGAATCATTCTACCACGATGGAGACAGCAAAATGGAACGCTATATGGAGTTTAAAACTTCCAAACAGAATTAAACTATTCTTATGGCTAACTCGCCACGAAAGAATAATGACAAACAGCTTGAGAGCAACGAAGGGAATGACAGAAGATACCAACTGTTGGCTATGCAGAGATGAAGAAGAGAACACAGAACATGTCCTACGGAAATGCCCAGCTGCTGATGCAATTTGGTCCAGACTGCTACCTTCCTTATACTGGCAAACAAGGAACCTATCATTCACGGATTGGCTAGACAGAGGGATAGCCGGGAAAGGTAATCAACGCAGACCAGATAATGAGAACATCCTATTTGCAGTAGCGgtttggtggatttggaagtggAGGAACGatgcaatttttaacaattGCACCCAACCTCTCAGGTCTAAAATGGAATGGATAAAATCCCAAACTCAAGAGATCTACACTACACTTTCGAAAGGGAAGAGTCAGATTGTCACTCTCAATGCATATAAATGGGAGGAGTTAAGATGGTCTAAGCCCCCTGAGGAAATGACCAAGATCAACTTTGATGGTTCTGTAGAGATAGCTTCGGGCAAAGCTGCCTGTGGAGGAATAGCCCGAGATTGCAAAGGAACTTGGATGGGAGGTTTCACACACACCATAGGCATCTGTTCTCCACTTCAAGCGGAGGCATGGGGTTTACTCAAAAGCATACAATTGGCCAACTTTATGGGCTACAGGAGAGTGATCTTTGAAGGTGATGCCAACTTTATGGGCTACAGGAGAGTGATCTTTGAAGGTGATTCCCATGAACTAATCAGCATTTTCAATGAAGGTGAAGGTGATTCCCATGAACTAATCAGCATTTTCAATGAAGGCTCAGCTTCCATAGGGGCTGTGTGTAATATCATTAGAGCATGCAGACAAGAAATAGGGGCTGTGTGTAATATCATTAGAGCATGCAGACAAGAATTAGCTAAGCTACACAAATGGGAAATCAACGTCATCCCACGAGAAGTTAACGCCCCGGCTGATTACCTCAACGTCATCCCACGAGAAGTTAACGCCCCGGCTGATTACCTGGCTAGGAAGGCAAGGGAGCATCCAAGGGGTTTCAAACACTTGGTAGAACCTCCGGCAGAAATCCTTGAACTGATAGAGTCAGATTGTGCAGGCTTTCCCTATTGGCGCTTAATGTTTCATGCTAACTAA